The nucleotide window TATAAATTTCTTTTTTAGCTCCTACGTCAACTCCTCTTGTAGGTTCATCTAAAATTAATATTTTAGGATTGGTCATAAGAGCTTTTCCTATAGCTACTTTTTGTTGATTTCCTCCACTTAAATTTTTTATCAATTGGTCCATTGTAGGAGTTTTTATATTAAATTTTGATATAAAATTTTTCACTGATTTTTTTTCTTTATTTGGTTCAATTTTTTTATAAAAATTTTCAAATTTTGATAGTGAAGATAAACTCATATTTTTTTTCACAGAAAGCCCGACAATTAATCCATCTCCCTTTCTATCTTCTGAAACATAAGCAATTTTATTTTCTAAAGCTTGTTGGGGAGAATTAATTTCTACTTTATTTCCTTCAATATAAATTTGTCCATTTGTTTTTTTAAAACATCCATAAATAGTTTTTGCTAATTCAGTTCTTCCAGCACCCATAAGTCCAGCTATTCCTAATATTTCACCTTTTCTAACAAAAAAATTAATATCTTTTGTAACTTCTCCATTAAGATTTTCTACTTTTAAAGAAATATCACCAAACTTAGTATCTATTCTAGGAAATTGATCTTCTAATTTTCGACCTATCATTTTTTCGATAATAATATCTTCTGTTGTATTTTTTACAATAAGTTCATCTATAAATTTTCCATCTCTCATAATAGTAGCAAAGTCACATATTTCAAATATTTCTTTTAACCTGTGAGAAATGTAGACGATACTTTTATTTTCAGCTACCAATTCATTTATTACTTTAAATAAACTTTTTGTTTCAGTATCAGTAAGAGCATCGGTAGGTTCATCCATAACTATTATTTTAGCATTTTGAGAAAGAGCTTTTGCTATTTCTACCATTTGTTTTTCTCCGATACTTAAATTTCCAACTAATTCTTTAGAGGAATATTTTAAATTTAATTTTTTTAAGATTATATCTGCTTCATTGAACATTATATTCCAATCTATTTTAAAATTTTTAGTTAACTCTCTTCCTAAAAAAATATTTTCAGCAATAGACAGATTATCTATTAAATTTAATTCTTGATGAATTATAGCTATTCCAGCATTTTGAGACTCTTTTGGTCCATTGAATTCAACTTTTTTTCCGTTATATTTAATTATTCCAGCATCTTTTTTATATATTCCAGTCATTATTTTCATTATAGTTGATTTTCCAGCTCCATTTTCACCAAGTAGAGCCATTACCTTTCCTTCATATATACTTAAATTAGCATTATCTAATGCTCTTACTCCTGGAAAATTTTTAATTATTCCAGACATTTCTAATATTTTTTTCATATTGTTTTCTCCTTAGAAAGTTACCCCTGATTTTAAAATAATATTAGCATAAGGTGTGCATTCTCCTGTTCTAATTACAGCTTTACTTTCTTTTGTAATTTTTTTTAGTTCTTCATGAGACACTTTTGAAATAGTTATTTTTCCACATTTTTTTTCTAATAAGTTTAATATTTTAGTGTATAAATCTATACTTATTTCTTCTGTTTCTTTAGCAATAATAACTTCTTCTATTTGTAATTCCTCTAAAATCACTTCTAAGGTTTCTAAAAAGCTAGGAATTCCTTTTTCTAAAGCTAAGTCTATTCTATTTACTTTACCTGGAATAGGTAGCCCAGCATCCCCTATTGTTATGTGATCTGTATGTCCCATTTTAGAGATTACAGAACTAATTTCACTGTTTAATAATCTGCCTTTTTTCATAGTTTATCTCCTTTAAATATTTATATTATTTTTTAAATTTATAATCAATAACTTCATTCCATGTAGGAAGAGAACTTTGAGCTCCTTTTTTAGTTACTGTGATAGCTCCTACTTGAGCTCCAAATTCCATGGCCTCTTTTATTTCTTTATCTTCTGATAACATTCTTATAACTCCTCCAATGAAGGAATCGCCAGCTGCAGTTGGATCAATAGCATTTACTTTGTGAATCCCAACACTAAAAGTTTTGTCTGTTCCTACAAATATTGATCCTTTTTTACCTAATGTAACTATAAGATTTTTAACACCCTTGTTTAGAAGTTTTTTACAAGCTATTAAAATTTCTTCTTTAGAAGTAGTAGGCATTTCACTTAAAAGTTCTAATTCAGTTTCATTAGGAATTAAAAAATCAACATTTTTGATTATATCTTTAGAAAGTTTTTTAGCTGGAGCAGGATTAAGAATAGTAATTTTATTATTTTCTTTTGCTTTTTTTAAGATATATTTAACTATTTCTATAGGAATTTCCAATTGAAGAAGAATTATATCTGCTTCTTTTATTAAATTTATATTATTATCAATATCTGTTTTATTTATTTCAAAGTTTGCTCCAGGAACAACAATTATAGTATTATCAGCATTTTCATCTACTACTATTGTAGCAATACCAGTATTAGTTTCAACTTTTTTTATGTGCTTAGTTTGGATATTATTCTTTTCTAATTCATTTATTAATATTTGTCCATGAGAATCCTTACCTACGCAACCAAACATAGTTACATTTCCACCTAATTTTGCAATGGAAACTGCTTGATTTCCTCCTTTTCCCCCTGGAATTTGAAAGAAACTTTTTCCAATAATTGTTTCTCCTAATTTAGGGTGTCTTTTAGCCATGGTAACTAAATCCATATTAAGACTTCCAATTACTAATATTTTTTTCATAATTTTATATGGCAAATAATTTGTCATATCCTCCTTTTCATTAATTTTGTAACCGTTTACATTTAAAATTAAAAAAATTATTTTTTTATTTTTCCAGGTATTTTGATAATTTTTCTAGAATTATCACCATTTAATTTATCTTTTAATATATTTACTGCTTTTTCTCCAACAGCTTTTACATTAAATTCAAGATAATCTATTTTAATACCAAAAATTTCAGCCATTTCTACCTCATCAAAACTAAATATTAAAATATGTTCAGGTATTTTTATGTTATTTTCTATAAGTCCTTTTATTACTCCAAGTGTCATCATATTATTAGCTATAAATAAAGCTTTTGGAAGATTATTTTTTTTTATAATTTCGGTTATTATTTTATAACCTGAATCTATTTTATAATCTCCATAATAAACTTTTTTTTCTAAATTTTCTTCATCCATGGCCATATTATAACCTTCTAATCTTTTAGTTGCAGTGGTTGTTCTAGTAGGGCCTGAAATCATAGCAATATTTTTTGTTTTATTCATTAAATATTTAGTTGCATTGTAGGCTCCTTTTCTATTTTCTAAATAAACTTTAGAAAAATTATCTCCTTCAACTTCTCTATCTATAAGAACATAAGGAATGTTAAATTCATCTAATCTATTAAAATGTTCATAACTAGAAAATTTATCTTTTGCTATAGGAACTATTATAACTCCTTTAACTCTTTGCTCTATTAAAGTTTCAATTACTCTTTTTTCTTTTTTTAAACTACTATAGCTATTTAAAAGGATAATATTTAAATTTTCTTTTTCGATTTTTTCATAAATTCCTTTTATAATTTTTCCAAAAAAGGGATTATCTAAATCAGGAATAACTACTCCGATAGTGTTGTTTTCTTTTTTAGCTAAATTTTGGGCTGTTATATTAGGCTTGTAATTTTTAGCTTTAATAATTTCTAAAATGTTTTTTCTTGTTTCTTCTTTTACTGAAGAAGAATTATTTATTACTCTTGATACAGTAGCCGTGGATACACCAGCTAGTCGTGCGATATCTTTTATTTTCATATTACTCTCCTTATCATGTAACCGCTTACATCATTATACATTTATAACTTTTGTTTGTCAAATGATTTTTAAGCTTTATTTTCGAACGTTTTTTTAAAAAAATATTATTTTTTTTAAGATATAGTTTAACATTTTTTAATTAATGTAGTAAAATAAGATGACTATATAAATGTGAGGAGTTATTAATGATACAGATATTTGGAGTTAAAAATTGTAATGATACAAAAAAAGCTATAAGATTTTTCAAGGATAGAAAAATTGATATTCAATTTATTAATCTCAAAGAAAAAGGAATTTCAAAAGGAGAGTTGAAAAGCATAGTACGAATTTTTGATATTGGAGATCTCTTAGATAGAGAAGGAAAAGAATTTAAAAAACGTAATTTAGAATATTATGTTTTTGATACTTTGGAATTATTAATGGATTCACCTACTCTTTTTAAGACTCCAATTTTAAGAGAAAAAAATAAAGTGACTATAGGGTATAAGCCAGAAATATGGAAGGAATGGATAAAATAGGCAAAATATGAAATGTTAACCATCGGAATAAAAAATGTTTACAATTTTTTGAATAGATTGTATAATTTCTTCTGTAACATAACTTTGAATTATATTACAAAAATTATAAAGTTAAAAGGGAGAATGGAAAATGAATTTAGAAAAGTATATTGATGGCGAAGTAACAAAAGAAATAGCAATGGAGTTAGTTAATTTAAAAGGAAGTGAACTTTTAGAATTATTTAAAGTTGCTAATATGACAAGAGAAAAATATTGTGGTGATAAAATAGAAACTTGTACAATAACAAATGCAAAGTCTGGAAAATGTTCAGAAGATTGTAAATTTTGTGCTCAATCTGAGAAGTATAATACTTGTATAACCACTTATCCTATGAAGGATATTGCAACTTTAGAAGAAGAATGTAAAGTTGCAATAGAACATAATAGCGATAGATTCTCAATAGTTACAAGTGGAAGAGGAATTAATCAAGGAACAAAAGACTATGAAACAGTAGCTAAATTTGCAGAAGATATGACAAAGGATGGTAAAATTGAAATTTGTTGCTCAATAGGTCTTTTATCAGAAGAAGAGCTTAGATATTTAAAAGGAAAAGGGATTAATAGATTTCATTCAAATTTACAGACATCTATAAAATCATATAAAGATATAGTTGCAACTACTCATAATGTGGAAGATAGAATTGAAACTATAAAAAATGCTCAAAAAGCAGGAATGAAAATTTGTTGTGGCGGAATATTAGGAATGGGTGAAACATGGGAAGATAGAATGGATATGGCTTTTACTTTTAAAGAATTAAATGTAGATGCAGTTCCAATGAATATTTTGAATCCAATTCCAGGAACTCCTCATGGGAATAGAGAAATATTATCAGTGGATGAAATATTAAAAACAATAGCTATATATAGATTAATATTAAAAGATAAGGGAATAAAAGTAATAGCAGGAAGAGAAAGTATTCTAAAAGATTTTATGGGAAATGCATTTTTAGCAGGAGCTAATGGAATGATGATTGGTGGATATCTTACAATAAATGGAAGAAGTATTGAAGATGATTTTAAATTTATAGAAAATTTAAAAAAATTATGGGCTAAATAAAAATAATTAAATAATAGAAAAAAGCGGTGAAATTTCACCGCTTTTTTTAATTCCCTTCTATATATATTTTTAATCTGTTAACAACTTCTTCCAAGATAGGGAGATCGTAGATAGAAGATATTCTAAAATAATTTTCTACACCAAAAGCAATCCCTGGCACAAGGGCAACCTTTGATTTTTTTAGTAAATCAATAGCAAAATCATAAGAATTTAGCTTTGAAATATTAGAATAGTTAACAAAAATATAGAAAGCTCCTTTAGGTTTAACTGGTTCAAGTCCCAATTTTTTTAGCTCGTCATATAGATAAAGAGCTCTTTTTTTATAGATATCTTTAAACTCACTTCTATCATCAAATCTTTCTAGAGCAACTTCTCCTGCAAGAATTGAAACTGCCATAGGTGAACTTAATGTATAAAGTGTTGTGTTTAAAAAGTTTTTTCGATATTTAACAGGGAAAATAGTATAACCAATTCTCCATCCAGTCATAGAATGAGATTTTGAAAATCCATTTATAATAATAAGCTGTTCTTTTATATTTTCAAAAGAACCGAAAGAATAAAATTCTTCAAAAGCAAGTTCACTATAAATTTCATCTGAAATTATAAATAAATCTTTTCCTGCTAAAAAATTTGCAAGATTTTTCATTTCTTCATATCCCATAACATTTCCTGTAGGATTACAAGGGTTACAAAATAAGATAGCTTTTGTTTTATCAGTTATATATTTCTCTAAAATTTCAGGAGTTAATACAAAATCATATTTAGAAATATCAATATAAACAGGTTTTGCATAACAAAGTTCTATCATAGGAGGATATCCTGCATAAAATGGAGAAAGAACAATTACTTCATCTTCTGGATTAAGAATAGTTCTAAAACAAGAAGATATAGCCTCAGATGCTCCTACATTTACAATAATATTATCAGTTTGATAATTTGTATTATATTTTTTATTATAATGTTTAGCGATAAGAGAACGAATTCTTTCTCCACCTCCAGTTGGTGGATAACTAAGTTTTATATCCTTAGCTCTTTCAAATGCTTCTAATACAATTTCCTTAGGTGTCTCTAAATCTGGTTCCCCTACAGTTAAATCAATAACATCTGAATAGTTTGTTGCTTCTTCTTTTAATGCTCTGATTAAAGAGTATTGTAAATTACTAACTACTTTGTTTACTTCCATTTATGCCTCCTTATCTTTAAGACTATTTTCTTAAGTCATCAACAAGTTGAGTTTTTCCTAAAGTTTTTTCATCAACTGTTTTTATAATTTTTGCTGGATTACCTCCAACAACAGCTCCCGCAGGAACATCTTGTAAAACTATAGAACCAGCTCCAACAACAGCTCCTTTTCCAATTCTAATTCCTTCTATAACTACAGAATTAGCACCAATTAAGACATTATCTTCAACTATTACTGGAGTTGCAGAAGAAGGTTCGATAACCCCGGCTAGAACAGTTCCAGCTCCAATGTGACAGTTTTTACCGACTGTAGCTCTTCCACCAAGGATTGCTCCCATATCTATCATGGTATTTTCTCCGATTATAGATCCAATATTTATAACAGCTCCCATCATTATAACTGCATTATCTCCAATAGTAACTTTATCTCTAATAACAGCTCCAGGTTCTATTCTTGCATTTATATTTCTAAGGTCAAGAGTAGGAACTCCAGAATTTCTTCTATCATTTTCAATATGAAAATCAGTTATAGTTTCTTTGTAATTTTCTAATATTTTAGATATTTCATCAGATTCTCCTATTAATATATAAGAACCTTCTCCTTTAAAAACTTTTGCAGTTGTTTTTAAATTTTCTAAATTACCATTAATATAAGCCTTCACAGGTGTACTTTTTGTTGAGTTTTTTATAAATGCTATTATTTCTTCAGCAGTATTTAATCCGTTCATTATTGTCCTCCGTTTAAATTTAATTATTAAAATATATCTTTCATAGAATAAAGCCCAGCAGGTTTGTCAGATAAAAATTTAGCAGCTGTTATAGCCCCTTCTGCAAATATTTTTTTAGACATTGCAGTATGTTTTATTTCAATGATTTCATCATTTCCACAGAATAAAACAGAATGTTCTCCAACAATAGTTCCGCCTCTAACAACATGTACTCCGATCTCATTTTCTTCTCTTTTTTTAATTCCTTCTCTTCCATATTGTTCTTTCATTTTTTCTTTGCAGCCTTCTTCAATAACTTCTAAAATAGTTTTAGCAGTTCCACTTGGAGAATCAACTTTTTTATTATGATGTTTTTCAATAACTTCAATATCGTATTTATCATATAATATTGGAACTATTTTTTTAAGAACATCTTGCATAAGATTAACTCCTAATGACATATTCGATGATAGAAGAATAGGTATTTCTTTTGAAAAATCTTTTAATTTATTCAAAGTGTTATCATCATATCCGGTAGTTGCAACAACTAAAGGAATTTTATTTTCTCTAGCATATTCAAGTAGAGAATTTAATCTAGAAAAATGAGAAAAATCGATTATAACATCTCCTTTTTCATTTGTTAATTCATCTGCAAAGCCACTAACATTTAAATTTTCTTCTTCTTTTAATAGGTCAGAAACTACTTTTCCCATAGCTCCTGTTCCGTGTATAATTATATCCATTTGTCAACTCCATGTTTATTTAATATAGTATGTAAAGTTTTTTTGTTTTCTTCAAACATTTCTCCAAGAGGTAATCTACAAGGTCCAACATTATAACCTAAAAAATTCATAGCATTTTTTATAGGAATAGGATTTGTTTCTATAAATAAAGCATTTACTAAATCATTATAATCTAATTGTAATCTCATTGCTTTATTAATGTCAGAATTTAAAAATGAAATAACCATTTTATGTGTTATTTTAGGTATTATATTAGCTGAAACAGAAATAACTCCTTTAGCTCCAAGTGATAATAAGGGAACAACCATATCATCATTACCAGAATAGATAGTAAGAGAAGGAATAACTCTAGCTATTTCAGCAGCATAAGAAATATTTCCACTAGCTTCTTTAATTGCTATAATATTATCAAATTTAGAAAGTTTTTCTAAAAGAGGTATTGATAAATTAACTCCTGTTCTAGAAGGAACATTATAAAGAATGATAGGACAATTAACGGCTTCAGCAATAGCTTTATAGTGATTATATATTCCATTTTCATTACCTTTATTATAATAAGGAGTAACAATTAATAATCCATCTACTCCAAGTTTTGTAGCCGCAACGCTAAATTCTATAGCATGTCTTGTGTCGTTTGAACCAGTTCCTGCAATTACAGGAATTCTATTATTAATAACTTCAACAGTAAATTTAATTACTTTCAAACTTTCTTCATCTGTCATAGTAGCAGATTCTCCAGTTGTTCCATTGATGATTATAGCATCTGTTTCATTTTCAATATGAAATTCTAAAAGTTCTTTAAGTTTAGGATAATTTACCTCCATTGAATTTGTAAATGGTGTGATTATTGCAACTCCTGATCCTGTAAATAAGGTCATATTTTTTCCTCCTATTTATTTATATTTTTAAATAATTCTGCAATTTGAACAGCATTAGTAGCTGCTCCTTTTCTAATGTTATCTCCTACAACCCAAAAGTTAATGCTTTTAGGAGCACTAAAATCTCTTCTAACTCTTCCTACAAGAATTTCATCATGTCCAGTTGCATTAGTGGCTAATGGATATTCATTATTTTCAGGATTATCCACTAAAATCATTCCTGGATATTTAGAAAAAATATCTCTTACTTCATCTAAATCAAAATCAGTTTCAAGTTCTGCAGTGATAGAAACAGAATGAGAATTAACAACGGGAACTCTAACACATGTTGCAGTTATTGGAAGATTAGGTAATTCTAATATTTTTCTAGTTTCATTTACCATCTTCATCTCTTCTTTAGTGTAACCGTTATCCAAAAATATGTCAATATGCGGAAGACAGTTATTAACTATAGGATGAGGATAATTTTGAGGCTTTTCTCCTTTTAATCCATTAGTTAAGTCTAAAACACCTTTTTGTCCTGAACCAGAAACAGCTTGATAAGTATTAAAAATTACTCTCTTTAATCCATATTTATTAGCTAATGCTTTAAGAGGAAGCATACATTGAATAGTAGAACAATTAGGGTTAGCTATAATTTTATGATTATTAAAAGCAGCATTACTATTAACTTCAGGAACAATCAAAGGAACAGAGTCATTCATCCTCCAAGCAGAAGAATTGTCTATCACAAGGCATCCTTTTTCAGCAGCTATAGGAGCGAATTTTTTACTAGTATCTCCTCCAGCAGAAAATAAAGCGATATCTATTCCACGATCAAAACTATGTTCAGTTAATTCTTCAACTATATATTCAGAACCTTTAAAGCTAATTTTTTTACCTGCACTTCTTTTAGATGCAAATAAATATAATTCTGTTATTTCTAAATTTCTTTCTTCTAAAACTTTTAAAAAAGTACTCCCTACTAACCCAGTAGCACCAACAATAGCAACTTTCATTTTAAATCCTCCTAGTTTATTTATAAATTAAATTCTTCAGCAACGGCTTTAACAGCAGTTTCAACTAACTCTCTATCAATACTACATGAAACACTTATTTCAGAAGTAGTTACTTGATAGAAATTTACATTAGCTTTGCTTAAAGATGAAAAGAATCTTCCAGCTATACCAGAGTTATTAATCATTCCAACTCCAACAATAGAAATCATTCCTAAATTGTCATTATAATCAACTTCAGCTTCTGGAATAGTTTCTTTTACTTTTTCAATAACTTGTTCTAATAAATATTTTTCATCAGATTTACAACTAAATGAAAGATCAACATGACAGTCTTTAGTCATATTTTGTGTAATCATATTTATATTTAATCCTCCAGCATCAACAATTGAAAATATTTTAGAAATTTTTTCAGGTGAATAACCAATATTTAATATTCTTGTAATAATAATTTCTTTTGTAATACTAATTCCTGTAACTAATTTTTCTTCTAATGCATTAATTGTATTCATGATATAAGTTCCTCCAGATTCACTTAAAGATTTCCCGACAAATATAGGCACATTATATTTTTTACCTATTTCCACAGCTCTAGTTTCCATAACTCCAGCTCCCAAATTAGACATTTCCATCATTTCTTCATATGATAATTGTTCTATAAACTTAGCTTTTGGGTGTAGTCTAGGATCAACACTGTATATTCCATCTACATCAGTATAAATTCTGCATTCGCATTTTAAAGCTGCAGCTAATGCAACAGCACTAGTGTCAGAACCTCCTCTTCCAAGAGTTGTTATATCTCCATGTTCATTGATTCCTTGAAAACCAGCAACGATTACTACTTTTCCTTCATTAAGATATGCCTTTATTCTATCTGTATTAATACTTTTAATTTTACTTTTTGTGTGCACTCCACTAGTTAAAATATTTGCTTGAGATCCTGTTAAGGAAATAGCTTTTGTTCCCATGGAATTAATAGCCATTGAAATAAGGGAAACAGTTTGTTGCTCTCCTGTTGATAGAAGAGAATCTAATTCTCTTTGATTAGGAGTTTCAGAAATATCTTTAGCTAATGAAATTAATTTATTTGTAGTTTTTCCCATTGCAGAAGCAACTATAACTATTTCATCATATTTAGTTTTCTTTAATTTTATTATATACTCAGCAATAGCTTTTATTTTGTCAATTGTGGCAACACTAGAACCTCCGTATTTTAGTACTACTCTCATTTGTAAATCTCCTTTGTTTTAAAAATTTAATTAAATAAAAAAGACCAACAGATTACAAACTGTTGGTCTAGTAATTTATACTAATGACGCATACTAAAGTCTAGTAAGACACAACAGAAAGCACAACATTGAATAATCAATGACAGTAACACAACTTTTAATTATGTCCCCAATATAAACTTACCTAAGGTTCATACTTCGGCAATTTTCCCTTTCACTATATTTCAAAATTTTAGGTAAACTCTATATAGCTACTAATGTCAATTGCTCCTCAATCTGATTCTTATTTAATTAAGGTGTATTATACACTTATAACAGGCAAAATAAAAATATATTTTATAAATGAATAGTATTGATATAATATATTTTATTTAATTGCTATTTTTGATTAAACTTGTTTTAATTAGATAAAGAAAAAAATTAGGAGGAGAAATATGAAAAAAAAAATATTAAATTCAGCAAATAAGATAGGAAATTTTGTTATTGATGTTAGAAGGGAATTACACAAGTACCCAGAATTAGGTTTTTCTCTTCCCAAAACAACTGAAATAATTTGTAAAATATTAGATAATTTAAAAATAGATTATCAAAAAAATATAGGTGAAAGTGGTATTGTTGCAAACATAGAAGGGAAAGATAAAAATATAACTTTAGCTTTTAGAGCAGATATGGATGCATTACCAATAATTGAAGAAACTGAATTTGAATTTAAATCAGAACATTATGGGAAAATGCATGCATGTGGGCATGATGCTCATATGAGTATTTTACTTGGGGTGGCAAAAGTTATTTCAGAAAATAAAGAAGAGCTTCCATGCAATGTTAGATTAATATTTCAACCAGCAGAAGAAACAACAGGAGGAGCAGTTCCAATGATAGAAGAAGGGGTTCTTAAAAATGTGAATGGAATATTTGGGTTACATGTTGATCCTTCTATAAATGCAGGAAAGATAGCAATTAAGTATGGAGCTATGAATGCAGCTTCAACAGGGATAAAAATAAAAATTAAAGGGAAAAGTTGTCATGGAGCTTATCCAAGTACTGGAATTGATGCAATAGTTATAGCAGCTCAAGTAATAACTGCTCTTCAAACAATAGTTAGTAGAAATATAGATTCAAGAGAATCGTTGGTTTTAAGTTTTGGGAAAATTATAGGTGGAGAAACTGAAAATGTAATAACAGGGGATGTTTTATTAGAAGGAACTATTAGGACTCTTTCTAATAGTTTGAGAGATTCTATAAAACCAAAAATAAAAAATATGGTTGAAATGATTTGTGAAGGAATGGGAGCTATAGGAGAAGTAGAATATAGAGACAGTTATATGGCTCTTATAAATAAAGATGAATTTGTAGATTTAATAAAATTAAGTGGAAATGAAATTTTAGGATTTGAAAATGTTAAAGAAAAGAAAGTTCCAGAAATGGTAGTTGAAGATTTTGCATATTATTTGGATAAAGTTCCAGGTGCT belongs to Fusobacterium sp. JB019 and includes:
- the rbsD gene encoding D-ribose pyranase — its product is MKKGRLLNSEISSVISKMGHTDHITIGDAGLPIPGKVNRIDLALEKGIPSFLETLEVILEELQIEEVIIAKETEEISIDLYTKILNLLEKKCGKITISKVSHEELKKITKESKAVIRTGECTPYANIILKSGVTF
- a CDS encoding aminotransferase class I/II-fold pyridoxal phosphate-dependent enzyme, whose amino-acid sequence is MEVNKVVSNLQYSLIRALKEEATNYSDVIDLTVGEPDLETPKEIVLEAFERAKDIKLSYPPTGGGERIRSLIAKHYNKKYNTNYQTDNIIVNVGASEAISSCFRTILNPEDEVIVLSPFYAGYPPMIELCYAKPVYIDISKYDFVLTPEILEKYITDKTKAILFCNPCNPTGNVMGYEEMKNLANFLAGKDLFIISDEIYSELAFEEFYSFGSFENIKEQLIIINGFSKSHSMTGWRIGYTIFPVKYRKNFLNTTLYTLSSPMAVSILAGEVALERFDDRSEFKDIYKKRALYLYDELKKLGLEPVKPKGAFYIFVNYSNISKLNSYDFAIDLLKKSKVALVPGIAFGVENYFRISSIYDLPILEEVVNRLKIYIEGN
- the dapD gene encoding 2,3,4,5-tetrahydropyridine-2,6-dicarboxylate N-acetyltransferase produces the protein MNGLNTAEEIIAFIKNSTKSTPVKAYINGNLENLKTTAKVFKGEGSYILIGESDEISKILENYKETITDFHIENDRRNSGVPTLDLRNINARIEPGAVIRDKVTIGDNAVIMMGAVINIGSIIGENTMIDMGAILGGRATVGKNCHIGAGTVLAGVIEPSSATPVIVEDNVLIGANSVVIEGIRIGKGAVVGAGSIVLQDVPAGAVVGGNPAKIIKTVDEKTLGKTQLVDDLRK
- a CDS encoding LacI family DNA-binding transcriptional regulator, which produces MKIKDIARLAGVSTATVSRVINNSSSVKEETRKNILEIIKAKNYKPNITAQNLAKKENNTIGVVIPDLDNPFFGKIIKGIYEKIEKENLNIILLNSYSSLKKEKRVIETLIEQRVKGVIIVPIAKDKFSSYEHFNRLDEFNIPYVLIDREVEGDNFSKVYLENRKGAYNATKYLMNKTKNIAMISGPTRTTTATKRLEGYNMAMDEENLEKKVYYGDYKIDSGYKIITEIIKKNNLPKALFIANNMMTLGVIKGLIENNIKIPEHILIFSFDEVEMAEIFGIKIDYLEFNVKAVGEKAVNILKDKLNGDNSRKIIKIPGKIKK
- a CDS encoding arsenate reductase family protein — its product is MIQIFGVKNCNDTKKAIRFFKDRKIDIQFINLKEKGISKGELKSIVRIFDIGDLLDREGKEFKKRNLEYYVFDTLELLMDSPTLFKTPILREKNKVTIGYKPEIWKEWIK
- the rbsA gene encoding ribose ABC transporter ATP-binding protein RbsA, which encodes MKKILEMSGIIKNFPGVRALDNANLSIYEGKVMALLGENGAGKSTIMKIMTGIYKKDAGIIKYNGKKVEFNGPKESQNAGIAIIHQELNLIDNLSIAENIFLGRELTKNFKIDWNIMFNEADIILKKLNLKYSSKELVGNLSIGEKQMVEIAKALSQNAKIIVMDEPTDALTDTETKSLFKVINELVAENKSIVYISHRLKEIFEICDFATIMRDGKFIDELIVKNTTEDIIIEKMIGRKLEDQFPRIDTKFGDISLKVENLNGEVTKDINFFVRKGEILGIAGLMGAGRTELAKTIYGCFKKTNGQIYIEGNKVEINSPQQALENKIAYVSEDRKGDGLIVGLSVKKNMSLSSLSKFENFYKKIEPNKEKKSVKNFISKFNIKTPTMDQLIKNLSGGNQQKVAIGKALMTNPKILILDEPTRGVDVGAKKEIYNLINEFKKQGMSIIIISSEMPEILGLSDRIMVMYNKTITGIFNKNEATQEKIMKCAIGFIKEKNNEN
- the dapB gene encoding 4-hydroxy-tetrahydrodipicolinate reductase is translated as MDIIIHGTGAMGKVVSDLLKEEENLNVSGFADELTNEKGDVIIDFSHFSRLNSLLEYARENKIPLVVATTGYDDNTLNKLKDFSKEIPILLSSNMSLGVNLMQDVLKKIVPILYDKYDIEVIEKHHNKKVDSPSGTAKTILEVIEEGCKEKMKEQYGREGIKKREENEIGVHVVRGGTIVGEHSVLFCGNDEIIEIKHTAMSKKIFAEGAITAAKFLSDKPAGLYSMKDIF
- the bioB gene encoding biotin synthase BioB, encoding MNLEKYIDGEVTKEIAMELVNLKGSELLELFKVANMTREKYCGDKIETCTITNAKSGKCSEDCKFCAQSEKYNTCITTYPMKDIATLEEECKVAIEHNSDRFSIVTSGRGINQGTKDYETVAKFAEDMTKDGKIEICCSIGLLSEEELRYLKGKGINRFHSNLQTSIKSYKDIVATTHNVEDRIETIKNAQKAGMKICCGGILGMGETWEDRMDMAFTFKELNVDAVPMNILNPIPGTPHGNREILSVDEILKTIAIYRLILKDKGIKVIAGRESILKDFMGNAFLAGANGMMIGGYLTINGRSIEDDFKFIENLKKLWAK
- the rbsK gene encoding ribokinase, which produces MTNYLPYKIMKKILVIGSLNMDLVTMAKRHPKLGETIIGKSFFQIPGGKGGNQAVSIAKLGGNVTMFGCVGKDSHGQILINELEKNNIQTKHIKKVETNTGIATIVVDENADNTIIVVPGANFEINKTDIDNNINLIKEADIILLQLEIPIEIVKYILKKAKENNKITILNPAPAKKLSKDIIKNVDFLIPNETELELLSEMPTTSKEEILIACKKLLNKGVKNLIVTLGKKGSIFVGTDKTFSVGIHKVNAIDPTAAGDSFIGGVIRMLSEDKEIKEAMEFGAQVGAITVTKKGAQSSLPTWNEVIDYKFKK